Proteins from a single region of Weeksella virosa DSM 16922:
- the rpsG gene encoding 30S ribosomal protein S7 encodes MRKTRAKKRPLLPDPKFNDQLVTRFVNNLMYDGKKSVAFKIFYDALDIVEQRKEDEEKSALEIWKDALSNVMPHVEVRSRRVGGATFQIPMEIRPDRKISTAMKWLISYSRKRNEKSMAQKLAGEIIAAAKEEGSAFKKRQDTHKMAEANKAFSHFRF; translated from the coding sequence ATGAGAAAGACAAGAGCTAAAAAAAGACCTTTACTTCCGGATCCTAAATTTAATGATCAGTTAGTAACTCGTTTCGTGAACAATCTAATGTATGATGGTAAGAAATCTGTAGCTTTTAAGATTTTCTATGATGCACTAGATATTGTAGAGCAACGCAAAGAAGATGAAGAGAAATCAGCATTAGAAATTTGGAAAGACGCGCTGTCTAATGTAATGCCACACGTAGAAGTTCGTTCTCGTCGTGTAGGTGGAGCAACATTCCAAATCCCGATGGAAATACGTCCAGACCGTAAGATTTCGACTGCTATGAAGTGGTTAATTTCTTACTCTCGTAAGCGTAATGAAAAATCAATGGCCCAAAAATTAGCGGGTGAAATTATTGCAGCAGCAAAAGAAGAAGGTTCAGCTTTTAAAAAGCGTCAAGATACGCATAAAATGGCTGAAGCTAACAAAGCATTTTCACACTTTAGATTCTAA
- the rpsL gene encoding 30S ribosomal protein S12 → MPTIQQLVRKGRKTLTKKSKSAALESCPQRRGVCTRVYTTTPKKPNSAMRKVARVRLTNGKEVNAYIGGEGHNLQEHSIVLVRGGRVKDLPGVRYHIVRGALDTAGVNGRTQRRSKYGAKRPKEAKK, encoded by the coding sequence ATGCCAACAATTCAACAATTAGTTAGAAAAGGTAGAAAAACTCTAACCAAGAAGAGTAAATCGGCTGCTTTGGAGTCATGTCCACAACGTCGCGGAGTATGTACGCGTGTTTATACGACTACCCCAAAGAAACCAAACTCGGCTATGCGTAAAGTAGCTCGTGTAAGGTTAACCAATGGGAAAGAAGTAAATGCGTACATCGGTGGTGAAGGTCACAACTTACAAGAGCACTCGATAGTATTGGTGAGAGGAGGAAGAGTAAAAGACTTACCAGGTGTTCGTTACCACATTGTACGTGGAGCATTGGATACTGCTGGAGTAAACGGACGTACACAGCGTAGAAGTAAGTATGGAGCGAAACGTCCAAAAGAAGCTAAAAAATAA